The DNA segment CCCGGGATCGAGCGGCTGACCTTCACGCTTAGCCGGCGACGAGCCGAATACGTGCGAAGTTGCGCTTGCCGACCTGAAGGACGCCCTCAAACCCGGGGGCAAGCACCAGGCCCGCGTCCTCCACCACTTCGCCCGCCACCTTCACCGCGCGCTCCTTCAGCTTACGGCTGGCTTCCGAGTTGCTGGGCGTGATGCCGGCTGCCGTCAGCAATGCCGCAATGCGGATGCCGTCTGCCGGAACCACCACATCCTTCAGCTCCAGCAGCGACGTATCGCCCTGACCGGTCACCACGGCATGCCAGCCTGCGATCGCCCGCTCGGCTTCTGCGGCATCGTGGAAGCGGGCAGCCAGTTCACGCGCAAGCCGCAGCTTGATTTCCCGGGGATTTACGCCGCCGGAGGCCACGGTTTGTTTGAGCTGCGCCGCTTCGGCAGCACTGATATCGAAGCTGAGTAGCTCGATCCAGTCCCACATCAGCTCGTCACCGACCTTCATGGTCTTGGTGACGATATCGATGGCCGGTTCCGCCACGCCGATGTAATTGCCCAGCGACTTGGACATCTTGTTGACGCCGTCCAGGCCCACCAGCAACGGCATGGTCAGCACGATCTGCGGCTTCTGGCCGTAATGCTCCTGCAGACCACGACCCATCAGCAGGTTGAACTTCTGGTCGGTGCCGCCAAGCTCGACGTCGGCCTCCAGCGCCACGGAGTCGTAGCCCTGCACCAGCGGGTAGAGGAATTCGTGGATCGCGATCGATTGCTGGGCGGCGTAGCGCTTGGCGAAATCGTCGCGCTCCAGCATGCGGGCGACGGTGTGCTGCCCTGCCAGACGGATCATGTCGGCCGCCGCCATCTTGCCGAACCATTCGGAATTGAAGCGCACTTCGGTGCGCTCGCGATCCAATACCTTGAAGACCTGCTCCTCATAGGTCCGGGCGTTGGCCAGCACGTCCTCGCGGGAAAGCGGCTTGCGGGTGACGTTCTTGCCCGAGGGGTCGCCGATCATCCCGGTGAAATCGCCGATCAGGAAGATCACCTGGTGACCCAAGTCCTGGAACTGGCGCAGCTTGTTCAGCAACACGGTATGGCCCAGGTGCAGGTCCGGGGCGGTCGGATCGAAGCCCGCCTTCACGCGCAGCGGCCGGCCCAGCTTCAGGCGGGCCTCCAGGTCTTCGGGCTTGAGGATTTCATCGGCGCCGCGGCCGATCAGGGCAAGAGCTTCAGCGGAGGACACGGGAGAGCAGTTCCAATCAGAGGGCCCGTGAAGGGCAAGTCAGTGAGGTGAAGTTACCGTTAAAAGAAAGTAAACAGTGATACCAATCAAAAAAATTCAATTGACTCAATGGTTTGACGCGAAGTCTTCGCGTGTCTATGGTACGCCGATTGGGGCTTCGCCTTGGCCCCGGGGTGCAACCTTGATGCAAACTCATGGGGGCGGCAACAGCCGCAAGCAACAGTTCCGCGAACGCCTGGGGGTGCTTCGCGACACCGCGCTGCACCAGCAAGTGAAGCGGCACCTGCCGGAAGGCCGCTGGACGCGACGCCACTGGATCCACGCCAGCCTGTTCACGACGATCGGCGTGATGATGGCCACGATCGTGCCCGGCTTCTCCAGCGCGATCCAGGCTCCGGTATCCCAGCCGCGCAACACCCTTCTTCTCGAGCTGCCCGAACTCTCGGCCGCGCGCCAGGCCGGTACCGCCGGCGATAGCTGGCAGGTCGTGCGGGTGAAGCCGGGGCAAACGCTGGGCGCGATCTTCGAGGAGCTGGACATCCCGGCCGCCACCCTGCACCGCATCCTGGACAACGCCGATGCCAAGAAGGCGCTGACGCGCCTCAAGCCCGGCACCGAGATCGCCTTCGACCTGCCGGTTACCGGCGGCCTGCGCACCCTGCGCTACGACCGCGACGCCAACCATCGCGTTGAGTTGCTGGTCGGCACGGACAAGGTCACCGAGCGCGTCATCGCTCGTGAAACCACCACGCGCACCGTGGTGCTGAGCGGCGAAGTAGGGCGTTCGTTGAACCGGTCGGCGCGCAAGGCGGGCCTGACGTCGGCGAACATCAATTCGATGACCGACGAGATCTTCAAGTACGACATCGACTTCAACTCCGACCTCGGCCCGGATGATCGCTTCAGCGTCGTGGTCGAGCAGACCTGGCGCGAGGGCGAGCTGATCAGCACCGGTCCCGTGCAGGCGGCCACCTTCACCGTGGACGGCAAGCTGCATTCGGGTTTCCGCTTCACCCGCCCTGGTGGCAAGCCGGAGTACTTCACCGCCGCGGGCCGGCCGCTGAAGAAGAGCTTCATCCGCATGCCGATTCCGTACGCACGCATGAGCTCCAAGTTCGGCGCACGCCGCCACCCGGTGCTCGGCACGATGCGCATGCACAAAGGCGTGGACTACGCCGCGTCGACGGGCACGCCGATCATGGCCGCCGGCGATGGTCGCGTGCAGTTTGCCGGCTGGCAGGGCGGCTATGGCCGCACCGTCATCCTCGATCACGGCCGTGGCCACACCACGCTGTACGGACATATGTCGCGGCTCGGCAAGATCAAGCAGGGCCAGCGCATCCCGCAAGGCACGGTGATCGGCTACGTCGGCACGACCGGCCTGTCGACCGGCCCGCACCTGCATTACGAATTCCGCATCAACGGCGTGCACCGCAACCCGCTGTCGGTGACGATGCCGCCGCCAGAGCCGCTGTCTGGCCCGCAGTTGGCGGCGTTCCGTACATACACCTCGAATGCGCTGGCCCGCATCCGCACGGTCGAAGACATCATCTACGCCGACGTCGGCCCCGCGGAAGAAACCGCCAAGCCCGCCACGGCGGTGGCATCGGCCAAGCCCGTGGCCGGCAAGAAGAACGGCAAGGGCTGATCCCCGCGCACATGGCGGGAAGCCAGAAAAGGCGGGACACTGTCCCGCCTTTTTCTTTGCCCGTGAATCCCGCATGACGACGCCTGCTTCCGACGAGCTCTACCTGGGATTGATATCCGGCACCAGCGCCGATGGCATCGATGCCGCGCTCGTCAGGTTCGAGGCGTCCACGGCGGGCCTGCGGTGCGAACTCGTCCATGGCCGTACGTTCCCCTGGGATCCGGCTCTGCGGACGCCACTGGTCGCACTGGGCCAGGGCGCCGATACCGTGTCGCTGGATGCGCTGGGTTCGCTCGACGGCCGCACTGCGCGCGCCTTCGCCGACGCGGCGACGAAGCTGCTGGAAGAAGCCGGTGTGCCCCGCGGTCGCGTGCGCGCGCTCGGCTCGCATGGGCAGACGATCCGCCATCGCCCGCATGCCGATCCGCCGTTCACCTGGCAGCTCGGCGACGGCAACGTGATCGCCGAACGCAGCGGCATCGACACCGTCGCCGACTTCCGCCGCCGCGATGTGGCCGCGGGCGGCCATGGCGCGCCGCTGATGCCGGCGTTCCATGCGGCCCTGCTCGGCTCGCCGCACGAGGATCGCGCCGTGCTGAATCTGGGCGGCATCGGCAATTTCACCCTGCTGCCGATCGCGGGCGATGTGCGCGGCTTCGATACCGGCCCCGCGAACGCCTTGATGGACGCCTGGTGTGAGCGCCACACCGGCCAGCCGTACGATGCCGACGGCGCGCTGGCCGCCGCCGGCAGGGTGGACGCCGCGCTGCTGGCGCGCCTGCTGGCCGAACCGTGGTTCGCGCTGCCGCCGCCCAAGAGCACCGGGCGCGAGCAGTTCCACCTGGACTGGCTCGACGCACGCCTGGGAGACGCCGCGCTATCACCCGCGGACGTGCAGGCAACGCTGCTGGAGCTGACCGCACGCACTGTCGCCGACGCATTGCAGATGACGCAGCCGGATACTCGGCGCGTGCTGGTCTGCGGCGGCGGCGTGCATAACGCCGTACTGATGGTGCGGTTGGCGGCGCATTTACCGCAGGCCGTGGTGGAATCCACGGCGGCGCACGGTCTGGACCCGGATTACGTGGAAGCGATGGGCTTCGCCTGGCTTGCGCGCGAAACGCTTGCCCGCCGGCCCGGCAACCTTCCCGCCGTCACCGGCGCGGCGGGCCCGCGCGTGCTGGGCACGGTGTTCCCGGCCTAGAAGCCCTTGCCGGGCGGCACGTCTTTCAGTGCGCTGATGGCGTCGGCCAGCGCGTTGACCTCGCGATCGCTCAGGCCGCCACGGACTTCCGACTCGCAGACGAACAGACCCTGTTCGAGCAGGTTGAAGATGGTGTCGTGGACGGTCCAACCCCGCGCCTGCGAGACGCGCCGGATGCGCTCGGCCAGGATCGGATCCACGTCCTTCAGCACGATGTCGGTCATTTCCCCGTCCCCTGCATGCCCCATGGCCTGACTGTAGCGCAGACGATCAGTCCGCAGGCGAACGGAGGGGCGCTTCCGCGCCGCTCGCCGGCTCGTGGTCGCCGCCGAAGCGGATGCGTGGCACCAACCAGAAGAACAGCAGCGCAGCCGGCACCGATGCCAGCGCCGTGATCCAGAAGTAGGGCGCGTAACCGGTCTGCTCGACGATGCCGCCTGAGACCGCGCTCAGCAGCTTGCCTGGCAACATCACCAGCGATGAAAACAAAGCGTACTGCGTCGCGGTGAAACGCTGATTCACGAGCGCCGACAGGAACGCCACCAGGGTCGTGCCTTGGAAGCCCTGGGCCAGATTTTCGCCTGAGATCACCATCGTCAGCTTCCACACGTCACCATCCGCGCCGATCAGCCAGACATACAACAGATTGCTGATCGCACCCAACACCACACCGACGAACAGGGGCCATTTCACGCCCCAGCGCGCGATCGCGATGCCGGCAAGAAACACTCCCGCCAGTCCGATCCAGATGCCGTAGAACTTGGTAACTGCTGCGATTTCAGTCTTGGTGAAGCCTTCGCCGAGATAGAACGGCGCCATGATGCCGCCGCCCAACGACTGGTCGGACACTTTCGCGAGCAGGATGAAGGCGAGCAAGGCCGCGGCCAGCGGCGCACCGAAACGACGGAAGAAATCCAGGAACGGCTCCACCACGCCTTCCTGCAGGCCTTCGGCCCACGTGGTCATCTTGACCCGGACCACACTGGGCTCCGATGCCAGCAGCACCGCCACCACCGGGATCAGCATGAAGAGCGCCATCACCCGATAGACCTGCGGCCACGGCACGTGGTCGGCCAGCACCAGCGCCAGCATCCCGGTGATGATCAGCGCGATGCGATACCCCAGCGAATAGGTCGCCAGCAGCGCGCCCTGGGATTCCTGTGGCGCGATCTCGATGCGGTAGGCATCCACGGCGATGTCCAGCGTCGCGCCGGCGAACGCCGTCATCAACGTGACCCAGATGAAGGGCCCGAGCTGCCCCGGCGTCAGCTGGGCCATCAGCACCAGACCAACGATGACCACCGCCAGTGCGAACAATAGCCAGCCGCGCCGCTGCCCGAGCCGCCCCAACAACGGCAGGCGCCAGCGATCGACCAACGGCGCCCACAGGAACTTCAACGTGTAGCTCAAGCCCGCGCTGGCGATGAGGGTGATGCTTTTCAGCTCCAACCCGTTCTCGGTCAGCCAGTAGGCCAACGTGCCCGCCACCAGCAGAAACGGCATGCCCGAGGCGAAGCCGAAAAAGAACATCGTCCATGCCGACGGCTGCGCGAACGCGCGCCAGACGGAGGGTTTGCCGGGCCGTTCGGCGGCGGAGGTCGTCATCAGGTGTAGTCCACCGTGAAGGGTGCGTGGTCCGAGAAGCGCTGTTCACGATAGATCGAGCAGGCTTTCAGGCGATCGCGTAGCGAAGGCGTGACGAACTGGTAGTCGATCCGCCATCCCACGTTGTTGGCGCGCGCGGCGCCACGGTTGCTCCACCAGGTGTAGTCCTGGCCTTCCGGGTGCAGTGCACGGTAGGCATCGACCCAGCCGCCATCGTCCACGCACATCCCGTTCAACCAGTCACGCTCCGGCGGGAGGCAGCCGGAGTTCTTCTGGTTGCTGGTCCAGTTCTTGATGTCCAGCCGGCTGCGCACGATGTTCCAGTCGCCGCACAGCACGTAGTGGCGACCGCTGCGACGCCACTCGTCCAGCACCGGCGCCAGCCAGTCCATCACCTTGAACTTGAAGCCCTGGCGCTCGTCGCCCGACGAGCCGGACGGAATGTAGAACGACACCACGCTCAGCTGGCCGAAACGCGCCTCGATGTAGCGCCCTTCCTCGTCGAAGTCGGGCCAGCCCAGCGCGGTGCGGACCTCATCGGGCTCGCGTCGCGCGTAGATCGCCACGCCGCTGTAGCCCTTCTTGGTACTGGCGTCGCGGAACCAGGCCTTGTAGCCGGCCGGCAGGAATTCGGGACCGGCCAGCTGGTGTTCCTGCGCCTTGGTCTCCTGCACGCACAGCACGTCGGCGTCCTGCGCGGTGAACCAGTCGAAGAAGCCTTTGGTGGCCGCCGAGCGCAGGCCGTTGGCATTGAAGCTGATGATGCGCATGTGCACTACGTTCGTCGGAAACCGGGCAAGCGTACCCGAACCGGCCCCTCCACCGCGCGACGTGCACGCCGTGGCGGTTATCCTGTCCCCTATCCTGTTCAGCCCTTGCCCCCATGACCGACCACCGTTCCCGTTTCCTCCAGCTCGCACTGCACGCGCAGGCCCTGCGCTTCGGCCAGTTCACGCTGAAATCGGGCCGGCAGAGTCCTTACTTCTTCAATGCCGGGCGTTTCGACAGCGGCGCCCGGTTGGCCGGTCTGGCCGCGTGCTACGCGGATGCGGTCGAGGACGCCGGGCTGGAGTTCGACCTGCTGTTCGGGCCGGCCTACAAGGGCATCCCGCTGGCGACGGCCTTGGCGTGCGAATTCGCCCGCCGCGGTCGCGACCTGCCGGTGGCCTTCAATCGCAAGGAGGCCAAGGATCACGGCGAAGGCGGCCTGCTGATCGGCGCACCGCTGGAGGAACGCCGCGTGTTGATCGTCGACGATGTGATCACCGCGGGTACCGCCATCCGCGAGGCGCTGGGACTCATCCGCGCCGGTGGCGGCCGACCAGCGGGCATCGTGGTGGCGCTGGACCGCCAGGAAGTGCTCGGCGAGCCGGCCTCCGGCAGCGCCCGCCGCTCCGCCGCTCAATCCGTGGCGGAGGAAACCGGCGTGCCCGTCGTGGCCGTCGCCAGCCTGCATGACCTGCTTGCTTTTGCCGGTGAAAGCGCCGACCTTGTCCACCATCGCGACGACCTGCTGGCCTATCGGGCCCGCTACGGCAGCGCGTCCCAGGACTGATGCAGCAGGGGGCTGTCATGACCGTCCGTATCCCGTTGTTGTTGGCCGCCTGCCTGCTAGCGCCCTCGGCTCTGGCGCAAGACAAGGCGCCTGCGAAAAAGTTGTTCTGCTGGGAAGAGAAAGGCCAGCGGGTTTGCAGCGATGCCCTGCCGGCTGAAGCCGTCAACGCCGCGCGGGAAGAAATCAGCGCGACCAGCGGCTTGCGGACCGGTGGCGTGGGCCGCGCCATGACCGAAGAAGAGAGAGCGCAGGCCGCCATCGAATCCCAGCAGCGTCAGATGGATGCAGCGGCGGCAGAAACCCGCCGACGCACCGATGCGGCGATGCTGCTGTCTTATCGGGACGAGAACGATCTGCGGCGCGTGTTCAACGAACGCATCGCCATCGTCGACAACAACGTGCGGACGGCCCGCTACAACACGGTGAGTCTGCGCGATGGCTTAGTCAGCCTTCTGCAGACCGCCGGCAACCAGGAGCTGGGCGGTCGCCCCGTCGCGCCGGAGTTGGCCGCGAATATCCGGCAGCGACACGCCGAACTGGTGCGCACGCGCCGGCTGCAGCACAGCTTCGAGACCCAGCGCGCGGCGCTGGACGTCGAGATCACCGACATCATGCAGCGCTATCGCGCGGTGAAGGGCATCAGTCCGGACGCCATCGAGGAAGCAGCGGGACAGACGCCGGCCACCACGCGTAAGTAACCCCGCAAACGACAACGCCGGGACATGCCCGGCGTCGGTCGCGCCCCACGTCATGAGGCCTCAGAACGTCATCGTCAGTTCCGGTGCCAGTGCCTGCAGGCGCGTACGGAACTCGGTCTTGATGCGTTCCAGCGCGTCCTTGTTGTCTGCTTCGAAACGCAGCACCAGGATGGGCGTCGTGTTCGACGCGCGCACCAGGCCCCAACCGTCGTCCCAGTCGGCGCGCAGCCCGTCGATGGTCGACAGCCGAGCGCCTTCGAACTCCACGCCATCGACGAAGCGCGCAACGATCTCATGCGGCGTGCCCTCGACGACATCCACCTTGATCTCCGGCGTCGACACGCCGTCGGGCAGGGCGGCGAGCACCTCGGACGGCGTCTCGGACCGGTTAGCCAGGATCTCCAGCAGGCGAGCCGCCGAGTACAGCCCATCATCGAAGCCGTACCAGCGCTCCTGGAAGAAGAAATGCCCGCTCATCTCGCCAGCGAGCTCTGCACCGCTCTCACGCATCTTGGCCTTGATCAGCGAGTGCCCGGTCTTCCACATCATCGGCGTGCCGCCATGGCGCAGCACCCAGCCCTGCAGCTTCCCGGTGCACTTCACGTCGTAGATGATGAGCGCGCCGGGATTGCGTTCCAGCACGTCGGCCGCGAACAGCATCAGTAACCGATCCGGGAAGATCACCGCACCTTCCTTCGTCACCACGCCGAGGCGATCGCCATCGCCGTCGAACGCCAGGCCGATGTCGGCGTCGAACCGCTTCACTGTCTGGATCAGGTCTTCCAGGTTGTGCGGCTCGCTGGGATCCGGATGGTGGTTCGGGAACGTGCCGTCGACTTCGCAGTAGAGCGGAATCACCTCTGCACCGATGGCTTCCAGCAACTGCGGCGCGATGTCGCCCGCCACGCCGTTGCCGGCATCCACGACGACCTTGAGCGGTCGTTCCAACTGCACGTCATCAGCGATCCGCTGGATGTAGTCGGCCGAAATATCACGCTGCTGCAGATCGCCTGGCACATTGGCGATGTAGAGCCGGTTGTCGCGGATGCGCTCGTACAGGTCGGTGATGGCGTCGCCGGACAGCGTCTGCCCACCGACCACAATCTTGAACCCGTTGTAGTCCGGCGGATTGTGGCTGCCGGTCAGCGCCACGCAACTACCTGCACGCAGGTGGTACGCACCGTAGTAGACCACCGGTGTGGGCGCCAGACCGATGTCGACGACATTGCGGCCGGCCTTGCGCAGACCGCTGAT comes from the Pseudoxanthomonas sp. YR558 genome and includes:
- a CDS encoding anhydro-N-acetylmuramic acid kinase — encoded protein: MTTPASDELYLGLISGTSADGIDAALVRFEASTAGLRCELVHGRTFPWDPALRTPLVALGQGADTVSLDALGSLDGRTARAFADAATKLLEEAGVPRGRVRALGSHGQTIRHRPHADPPFTWQLGDGNVIAERSGIDTVADFRRRDVAAGGHGAPLMPAFHAALLGSPHEDRAVLNLGGIGNFTLLPIAGDVRGFDTGPANALMDAWCERHTGQPYDADGALAAAGRVDAALLARLLAEPWFALPPPKSTGREQFHLDWLDARLGDAALSPADVQATLLELTARTVADALQMTQPDTRRVLVCGGGVHNAVLMVRLAAHLPQAVVESTAAHGLDPDYVEAMGFAWLARETLARRPGNLPAVTGAAGPRVLGTVFPA
- a CDS encoding peptidoglycan DD-metalloendopeptidase family protein, which codes for MQTHGGGNSRKQQFRERLGVLRDTALHQQVKRHLPEGRWTRRHWIHASLFTTIGVMMATIVPGFSSAIQAPVSQPRNTLLLELPELSAARQAGTAGDSWQVVRVKPGQTLGAIFEELDIPAATLHRILDNADAKKALTRLKPGTEIAFDLPVTGGLRTLRYDRDANHRVELLVGTDKVTERVIARETTTRTVVLSGEVGRSLNRSARKAGLTSANINSMTDEIFKYDIDFNSDLGPDDRFSVVVEQTWREGELISTGPVQAATFTVDGKLHSGFRFTRPGGKPEYFTAAGRPLKKSFIRMPIPYARMSSKFGARRHPVLGTMRMHKGVDYAASTGTPIMAAGDGRVQFAGWQGGYGRTVILDHGRGHTTLYGHMSRLGKIKQGQRIPQGTVIGYVGTTGLSTGPHLHYEFRINGVHRNPLSVTMPPPEPLSGPQLAAFRTYTSNALARIRTVEDIIYADVGPAEETAKPATAVASAKPVAGKKNGKG
- a CDS encoding exodeoxyribonuclease III, producing MRIISFNANGLRSAATKGFFDWFTAQDADVLCVQETKAQEHQLAGPEFLPAGYKAWFRDASTKKGYSGVAIYARREPDEVRTALGWPDFDEEGRYIEARFGQLSVVSFYIPSGSSGDERQGFKFKVMDWLAPVLDEWRRSGRHYVLCGDWNIVRSRLDIKNWTSNQKNSGCLPPERDWLNGMCVDDGGWVDAYRALHPEGQDYTWWSNRGAARANNVGWRIDYQFVTPSLRDRLKACSIYREQRFSDHAPFTVDYT
- a CDS encoding MFS transporter; the encoded protein is MTTSAAERPGKPSVWRAFAQPSAWTMFFFGFASGMPFLLVAGTLAYWLTENGLELKSITLIASAGLSYTLKFLWAPLVDRWRLPLLGRLGQRRGWLLFALAVVIVGLVLMAQLTPGQLGPFIWVTLMTAFAGATLDIAVDAYRIEIAPQESQGALLATYSLGYRIALIITGMLALVLADHVPWPQVYRVMALFMLIPVVAVLLASEPSVVRVKMTTWAEGLQEGVVEPFLDFFRRFGAPLAAALLAFILLAKVSDQSLGGGIMAPFYLGEGFTKTEIAAVTKFYGIWIGLAGVFLAGIAIARWGVKWPLFVGVVLGAISNLLYVWLIGADGDVWKLTMVISGENLAQGFQGTTLVAFLSALVNQRFTATQYALFSSLVMLPGKLLSAVSGGIVEQTGYAPYFWITALASVPAALLFFWLVPRIRFGGDHEPASGAEAPLRSPAD
- a CDS encoding phosphomannomutase/phosphoglucomutase, producing MNATNERRARVPMGDLQRALPMLALLLVLLAGLLGWSGVRQWREATLLTDMERARDAAVQAVQGEYDTHSKELARRLDSGPVKQALAANDTAAATAALRDGWAGVETVEILGADLDVAYGDASAFGYSKLALLEAAMQGDQVAARVLRDGKATVFGLAAAVPQGVVYVRLPLARLTAGFDGVRAPQGGYLALRQGGFSVRERGNSSLQDAAERMAHVVGKTGLRVATAVPDSESGPLGLGAIPAMVVAGLLGILAIMALLVARGGIRLPALGKKKAEGTEGDEPTLGEALLREPPPMPAATREVGEREEGARPARATVDVDPGIFRAYDIRGIVGKTLSTEVAELIGLAIGSVMRDEDLADIVVGRDGRLSGPDLIGGLISGLRKAGRNVVDIGLAPTPVVYYGAYHLRAGSCVALTGSHNPPDYNGFKIVVGGQTLSGDAITDLYERIRDNRLYIANVPGDLQQRDISADYIQRIADDVQLERPLKVVVDAGNGVAGDIAPQLLEAIGAEVIPLYCEVDGTFPNHHPDPSEPHNLEDLIQTVKRFDADIGLAFDGDGDRLGVVTKEGAVIFPDRLLMLFAADVLERNPGALIIYDVKCTGKLQGWVLRHGGTPMMWKTGHSLIKAKMRESGAELAGEMSGHFFFQERWYGFDDGLYSAARLLEILANRSETPSEVLAALPDGVSTPEIKVDVVEGTPHEIVARFVDGVEFEGARLSTIDGLRADWDDGWGLVRASNTTPILVLRFEADNKDALERIKTEFRTRLQALAPELTMTF
- the pyrE gene encoding orotate phosphoribosyltransferase, which produces MTDHRSRFLQLALHAQALRFGQFTLKSGRQSPYFFNAGRFDSGARLAGLAACYADAVEDAGLEFDLLFGPAYKGIPLATALACEFARRGRDLPVAFNRKEAKDHGEGGLLIGAPLEERRVLIVDDVITAGTAIREALGLIRAGGGRPAGIVVALDRQEVLGEPASGSARRSAAQSVAEETGVPVVAVASLHDLLAFAGESADLVHHRDDLLAYRARYGSASQD
- the tyrS gene encoding tyrosine--tRNA ligase; the encoded protein is MSSAEALALIGRGADEILKPEDLEARLKLGRPLRVKAGFDPTAPDLHLGHTVLLNKLRQFQDLGHQVIFLIGDFTGMIGDPSGKNVTRKPLSREDVLANARTYEEQVFKVLDRERTEVRFNSEWFGKMAAADMIRLAGQHTVARMLERDDFAKRYAAQQSIAIHEFLYPLVQGYDSVALEADVELGGTDQKFNLLMGRGLQEHYGQKPQIVLTMPLLVGLDGVNKMSKSLGNYIGVAEPAIDIVTKTMKVGDELMWDWIELLSFDISAAEAAQLKQTVASGGVNPREIKLRLARELAARFHDAAEAERAIAGWHAVVTGQGDTSLLELKDVVVPADGIRIAALLTAAGITPSNSEASRKLKERAVKVAGEVVEDAGLVLAPGFEGVLQVGKRNFARIRLVAG